One stretch of Desulfobacterales bacterium DNA includes these proteins:
- a CDS encoding sel1 repeat family protein — protein sequence MKSMDNGEVLGKMWVARCYYSGRCNFPKDESKAIVLAKEVIEKIRDLATDGNDEAMFLLGSAYHDGFIVDKDLKLAMDWYTKSSMKGNYNATNNLGAIHLDDKNYDEAIILLEKGADRGNAISLNTLGQIYGTGMGVAKYEKNRLSIIKALLKEIILTLKLFWEIIMNRDLEQPRIG from the coding sequence ATGAAATCAATGGATAATGGAGAAGTTCTGGGGAAAATGTGGGTTGCAAGATGCTACTACTCTGGTAGATGTAATTTCCCAAAGGATGAAAGCAAAGCTATTGTTCTCGCAAAGGAAGTGATAGAAAAAATAAGGGATTTAGCTACTGACGGTAATGATGAGGCTATGTTTCTTTTAGGCTCTGCATATCATGATGGTTTTATTGTCGATAAAGATCTAAAATTAGCGATGGATTGGTACACAAAATCATCGATGAAAGGAAATTACAATGCAACAAATAATTTAGGAGCTATACATTTAGACGACAAAAATTATGATGAAGCAATTATATTACTTGAAAAAGGAGCTGATAGAGGGAACGCTATAAGTTTAAATACATTAGGGCAAATTTATGGAACTGGCATGGGAGTAGCCAAGTATGAAAAAAATCGTTTGAGTATTATAAAAGCTCTTCTGAAAGAAATTATCCTTACGCTCAAATTGTTCTGGGAAATTATTATGAATCGGGATTTGGAACAACCAAGGATAGGTTA